The stretch of DNA tggaccatgggttgagattctaaattggagaaagatcaattttgatggtatcagaaacatctgacaagtgtggtttggaacAGGCTCGTTCCTGGCAACACAGTTcttgtaagtggaaggccttcagaagtaaaattttgagggtgtggggtttgtatgtgcctgccaaaataaaagttgaaaagttacaggtgcagggaaccttgcttttcaagagatattgaggccccggatattttgttcctccaaatgcttcagactgttgggtgctaccaagacccATTAATGACGACAATATCAGGATTCcacaccctgagctcatctggcttttttttttaagttttctgctgttggtttctaaaagcttcccaatagtctttgctcttttgtttgcccactctttggcttttatgttggctttggcttctcatttcagtcaCGGatatgtcctcctgcctttccaatgcttccacttctttgggatgtatcgatcactcagctcccgaattgctccagaatctccagccattgctgttccgttgtcactcctaccttttcccttccaaacaagtttggccagcatctctatcacagaaacatggagaagttcagtccaGAACCAggatatttggcccatctagacaatgccaaaaaacatttaagcggtctaatgcaactacctgcaccgggaccatcaccctccatactcctaccacCCAGGGTCCCATCCAAGCTTCCTTTAACTGGTGAAACTGAGCTGATTTTCACTACTTATattcatctcattccacactgtcatgaccagtgaagagcttttccacatgttcccattaaattttcaccttccccacttacccatgacctctggttgtcatcccacacaacctcagtggaaaaagctgcttgcatttatcctatctataccctcataatgttGTGTACTTCTAAGAAATCCTCAAACCAGTGTACactttccttgtttatgtttcgaGCCGTtttcaggtgtataagatgatgaggggcattgatcgtgtggatagccagagtttttttttccccaggtctgaaatggctaacacgagtggacattagttttaaggtgcttggaaatagataccgaggggatgtcagaggtaagttttttacacagagagtggtgggtgtgtggaatgcactgctggctatttgtgtgagagtgtttcagttactgtggggccaggcacccatgcagctcagtgggaacagggaataatgccaatggagagagtcaaactgaggcaggtcacagattggagatggaaaaaatgccccattcttatagagacaggaagaacaTCAGAGCATTCAATGCTCATtgcagataccagcactctgcccagttagaagatgatttctccaTCCAACTTGgattgaacctcactgtaacagtgtgatgtcagatcataccttgacaactcaagtgatctcatctgaaatgttattctacacccactgatggatttttaaaatctttttacaggttacaaATGACAAGAAATTTGTCTACTGAAATCTCAAatacagttttgctgtctctgtccagatatttaagaaatggagcaagggattcactcgatcatcctttctgctcaaactgtggggagggattcactctgtcatctgactTACTGGCATGTCCATCATTCTAATCAGGGGGgaaaccattcatctgctcagacagtgggaatggattcagtcaGTCATTTCAACTGAATGTATGTCAGCAAGTTTACActggcaaggccattcacctgtgctgtgtgtgagaagggattcagtcagtcttcccacctgtggacactccagtcagttcacactgggcagaggctggtcatctgttgaatttgtgggggaaggattcactcggtcatctgtccTAATGGCTCACAAGCGAGTTCTCACCAGGGAGCGGCCGTTTACCtgttcggactgtgggaagggattcactcagtcatctgaactgaaggtacatcagagagttcacactggggagaggccattcacctgctcagtctgtgggaagggattcaccacatcatctcacctactgattcaccagtcagttcacactgcagtgagagatttcacctgctcagtctgtgggaagacattcactcggtcatctaacctacagagacaccagcaagttcacactggggagaagctgttcacctgctcagactgtgggaagggattcactcgatcattcaacctacagagtcaccagcgagttcacactggggagtggctgttcacttgctcagactgtgggaagggattcactcaggcatctcacctacagagacaccagtcagttcacactggggagaagccattcacctgctcattcTGTGGAaagacattcactcagtcatccaacctacagacacaccagcgagttcacactggggagaagccgttcacttgctcagactgtggaaagggattcacacagttaggtagcctacaagcacaccagttagttcacactggggagcggccgttcacctgctcagactgtgggaagcgattcaccaCATCATCTCTCCTGGTgactcaccagtcagttcacactgcagtgagggatttcatctgttcagtctgtgggaagagattcactcagtcatctaacctacagagacaccagcaagttcacactggggagaagctgttcacctgcccagactgtgggaaaggattcactcgatcattcaacctacagagtcaccagcgagttcacacgggggagaggctgttcacctgctcagactgtgggaagggattcactcaggcatcacacctacggagacaccagtcagttcacactggggagaagccattcacctgctcagtctgtggaaagacattcactcagtcatccaacctacagacacaccagcgagttcacactgggaagaggccattcacctgctcagactgtgggaagggattcaccacatcatctcacctagtgacacaccagtcagttcacactgcagagagGGATTTCACCCTCTCAGatagtgagaagggattcactcagtcatctgatctgCAGGCACACCAGTGAGATCCACTGGGGAAAGGCCGTCgacctgtgaatgtgggaaggcttTCACACGATCATCTCATCTATtagaacaccagcgagttcacaccactGATCGTCTGCTCAGACTTTGGGGAGAGATTCTCTCAACCGTCTCCACCAAGGCTGCATCATTATGTTCCACTGGGGAGGGGCCATTCACCTGTTGTGAatatgggaagggattcactcaataatCTAACCTTGTAACACATGACCGGGTTCAcattggggagaaagtttcaataagctgcagGCTGAATGCATCcccattgctgaatgcaatttcgagagtgactgggggagtctagtacaagagggcatgacttgtgGTTTGCAGGggacccattcagaacagagaatcagagaattttttttgtcagagggtgatggatctgtggaatttgttgccacgggcagcagtggaggccaagtcattggatgtgtttaatgcagagattgataggtatctgagtagtcagggcatccaaggttatggtgagaaggtgggggaatgggactgaagGGCAGATTGGATCCACTCATGATGAAAttgtgcagcagactcgatgggccgaatggccaactctgctcctttgtcttatggtcttatgtgatTATTTTTTCTCATGTgcgttattcctcttcctccttctgtccaaggaAGTGTTAATCTAGGTGGGTTTGAGTGTAAGTAGTCTTTTCTAAACTTGTCATTTCTGTTCTTACTTATCTTTGTAAAAtttactgattgaaatgggactaagatattttcattaaaaaaagtcaatgtcggtattgatggaagtgtttattgcctttgttgtatttgttgaGCATAGAGCTCTGTTCCACAGTTTTTTAAAGCCTTGAAataaattttgtcaaaggttttcccaATATTGCACTACATTCTGTTGTTTTTGCTTGTTGATTTTCCAGATACGTTGTTATCAcgagtcccaaagaagggtcacGGCcggaaatgttgattcccatccataaatgctgcctgacctgctgaacttctccagcactttgtgtgaattTCTCTTGATTTCTTGCATCTGCAGGTTCCCCTGTTTCCCAGATATTTATATGTTTAGTGAAATAACAAGCCAGTagtggggttgtgtggctctgttggtaaaatattaaataaaatcattagataAGAGGAGGCCATAGGGTTGGGTAGAGTAGAATCTGTGGGTAGAAATAAGGAACAGCAAACGTACAAAAAAATCCTTGAATGGAATTGTATAGTGGCCCCAAAACATCATGTGgtccacaatttacaatgagagatagaaaatgagtgccaaaagagcaatgttacaatattcatgggggattgtcatgcaggtgattaggaaaatcaggatggtgttggtctcaagaggaggaattcctagattgcctacaagatgtttttttagagcagctcgtggttgagcccacttggggatcagctattctggattgggtgatgtAACAAACcggaattaattaggtcacttaATTTCAAGGAACCCTTTGGGAcaagtgatcttaatatgatcaaattcaccccgacattagagaaggagaaactaatgtcagatatgaataaaaatataatttgaGAGGCCTGAGAGAAAAtttggtcaaaattgatttggaaAGAACATGGGCAGGGATGAaaacaaagcagcaatggctggaatttctggaagtcaCGGGATATacacatcacaaagaggaagtagtattctaaaggtaaggtGACAAAACCGTAGCTGCTAAGAGAAACCAAAGACAACATAAAGACGAAAGAGGGCACAGAACAAAAGTCACCAggcagttagagaattgggaagttttaaaaatgaacagaatgcaactaaaatcattaagaaggaaaagatggaatacttaggtgagctagccagtaatattaaagaggataccatttTTAATTTCAGGTACATATAATGTAAAAGTGAAACAGAAATGGATATCAAGCCACtggagaatgatgctggagagggaaTAATGGGGagagggtgaaaggtgatggctgatgaactgaataagtatcgtACTctttggaagacactggcaggagtatggaagtcccagatgtcagtggtcagaatgtgcAATGTCACGTTACTCAGGAGTAAGTAGAAGGAAAGGCAATgggctgtgattttttttaatggaaggagaaatcgatattcatgccttcaggttggagctaTGCAGTTGGAATATGATGTGTTTCTCTTCAACCCTGAGGGTGTCAAGTGGATCAACTCctgccattgctattctgccatcatccctgccagtgtagccttccaatcaattttggtaaGCTCTTCTCcagtgcctctgtagttcccctcACTCCACTAATAATGATGCATCTTGTTTTACCTTTCCCCTCTCAAAGTGAAGGGTGAATTCAGTCATGATATTATCATTATCACCTGCTCCCTTTACC from Hypanus sabinus isolate sHypSab1 unplaced genomic scaffold, sHypSab1.hap1 scaffold_1433, whole genome shotgun sequence encodes:
- the LOC132386962 gene encoding gastrula zinc finger protein XlCGF57.1-like, with the protein product MSIILIRGETIHLLRQWEWIQSVISTECMSASLHWQGHSPVLCVRRDSVSLPTCGHSSQFTLGRGWSSVEFVGEGFTRSSVLMAHKRVLTRERPFTCSDCGKGFTQSSELKVHQRVHTGERPFTCSVCGKGFTTSSHLLIHQSVHTAVRDFTCSVCGKTFTRSSNLQRHQQVHTGEKLFTCSDCGKGFTRSFNLQSHQRVHTGEWLFTCSDCGKGFTQASHLQRHQSVHTGEKPFTCSFCGKTFTQSSNLQTHQRVHTGEKPFTCSDCGKGFTQLGSLQAHQLVHTGERPFTCSDCGKRFTTSSLLVTHQSVHTAVRDFICSVCGKRFTQSSNLQRHQQVHTGEKLFTCPDCGKGFTRSFNLQSHQRVHTGERLFTCSDCGKGFTQASHLRRHQSVHTGEKPFTCSVCGKTFTQSSNLQTHQRVHTGKRPFTCSDCGKGFTTSSHLVTHQSVHTAERDFTLSDSEKGFTQSSDLQAHQ